One region of Leishmania panamensis strain MHOM/PA/94/PSC-1 chromosome 28 sequence genomic DNA includes:
- a CDS encoding leucine-rich repeat protein, putative (TriTrypDB/GeneDB-style sysID: LpmP.28.2750), with protein sequence MFNSAHAVLDFSFAPGRDRDLSDLPFEARMLQELAAEEVRELNVTHAQVLSLTSAPGALINDVLQHVTVLRAAHNSISSLHGIEAFCALEVLDLRHNRLRVVDAHAASLLRTLKQLRSVDFSYNNMSLFDLDGSVGAPSSRATGLGAGAAPSSSRSGSGNGSGRLSLSIVDPSDSLLSLTTMNLSHNAFIDLPSLRSTPCLQVLNMSHNRLDALVDFDMRLPLLSLHSLALHSNQLRTATSLVPLCALAATLKHVQVFRNPFTLMQSRSKAAVGTITSSGPAHQSGGALDESMWWRPFLLWLCPLLVTVDQVEFTAGERRVAGVMLFRENGLLSRSRLEYMNPQRKDDLEAYLRRKSESIMPPHDAMTIIDNIERQEKLQECSRGVRESDTGEVGQMVLPISRMNPPRIREAAPPHRLTNGILTTSPSTYHDPLAPDVVEPSTAETTWVAQSSPGAGDATNRSLSGGRVVMFTGETPLCMSPHPNAVLAPNHSHQRAPPASMTSFVRAVQRKLRSLEEVVAVLWRADLSRRIAAAIVIQRYMRGALARMHLSEEEAECCRFIRYQLQQTTVAQAAHGVSRRAAHVGARDAGGASSGSVATRSANQRHSSLEPAEDTCSNMQEILISMRSLQEVMSNMWADLEEYRAMADREQRRAAVFIQRHYRGYRARCEYGRVLKHRRSSPPPASSCTTACQCASETASLQQVVSELRSEVRELRELLQQKTHQQRLATCGDPEKAIDEIVRKYEQRSSAAQLAEPTDPPNLDDDTQPSSAMPSFTEPTVDVSASQEKAATFIAQDQGLLMKGNSYEEGAVRVSKNMPHFTEQTSSLDSTPQKRDYVPGQPTLITKPRPRLESMENARQAGNECVKLD encoded by the coding sequence ATGTTCAACTCGGCCCATGCGGTGCTGGATTTCTCTTTTGCCCCTGGCAGAGATCGAGATCTGTCCGATCTGCCGTTCGAGGCAAGAATGTTGCAGGAgctggcggcagaggaggtgcgcgagCTGAACGTGACGCATGCGCAGGTACTCAGCCTCACCTCTGCCCCCGGTGCCCTCATCAACGATGTGCTGCAACACGTCACGGTGCTACGCGCAGCGCACAACAGCATTAGCAGCCTTCACGGGATCGAGGCGTTTTgtgcgctggaggtgcttgACCTCCGCCACAACCGCCTTCGGGTTGTGGATGCACATGCGGCATCGCTACTCAGgacgctgaagcagctgcgcagtgtAGACTTCTCTTATAACAACATGAGCCTGTTTGATCTGGACGGCTCTGTCGGTGCGCCGTCCTCCAGGGCCACCGGACTAGGCGCAGgtgcggcgccgtcgtcttcAAGAAGCGGCTCTGGGAATGGCAGTggccgcctctccctctccattgTCGACCCATCTGACAGTTTGCTCTCTTTGACTACCATGAACTTATCTCACAACGCGTTCATTGACCTCCCAAGCCTGCGCAGTACGCCGTGCCTGCAGGTGCTGAACATGAGCCACAATAGGCTAGATGCCCTCGTCGACTTCGACATGCgtctgccgcttctctcgctgcactCGCTGGCGCTGCACTCGAATCAGCTGCGAACTGCCACATCGCTGGTGCCCTTGTGTGCCCTGGCGGCCACGCTCAAACACGTGCAGGTCTTTCGCAATCCTTTCACGCTTATGCAAAGTAGATCCAAGGCCGCTGTTggcaccatcaccagcagcggACCCGCCCATCAGTCGGGAGGTGCGCTGGATGAGTCGATGTGGTGGCGCCCCTTCTTGCTGTGGCTCTGCCCGCTGCTTGTCACTGTTGACCAGGTGGAATTTACGGCGGGCGAGCGACGAGTGGCGGGCGTCATGCTGTTCCGCGAGAACGGCTTACTCTCCAGGTCACGCTTGGAGTATATGAACCCGCAGCGGAAGGACGACCTGGAGGCGTACCTGCGGCGCAAGAGCGAGTCCATCATGCCTCCGCACGACGCAATGACGATCATAGACAACATTGAGCGGCAGGAGAAGTTGCAGGAGTGCTCGCGTGGCGTGCGGGAGAGCGACACTGGCGAGGTAGGACAGATGGTGCTGCCCATCTCTCGCATGAACCCCCCTCGGATTCGTgaggcggcgccaccgcaccgcctcacTAACGGCATCCTGACCACATCACCGAGCACGTACCATGATCCCTTGGCGCCGGACGTAGTCGAGCCATCCACGGCAGAGACGACGTGGGTGGCGCAGTCTTCGCCCGGAGCCGGTGATGCGACGAACCGATCCTTGTCTGGCGGTCGTGTTGTGATGTTTACTGGGGAGACACCGCTTTGCATGAGTCCCCACCCCAACGCCGTGCTGGCCCCAAACCACAGCCACCAACGTGCACCGCCCGCCTCCATGACGAGCTTCGTGCGCGCAGTGCAAAGGAAACTGCGGTCATTGGAGGAGGTagtggcggtgctgtggcgcgctGACCTGTCGCGGCGCATTGCGGCCGCCATTGTTATTCAGCGCTACATGCGAGGTGCGTTGGCGCGCATGCACCTgtccgaggaggaggcagagtgCTGTCGCTTCATTCGATACCAGCTTCAACAGACGACTGTTGCGCAGGCAGCGCATGGGGTCagcagaagagcagcacatGTGGGCGCCCGTGACGCTGGTGGCGCCAGCAGTGGTAGCGTGGCGACGAGGAGCGCGAACCAGCGTCACTCGTCGTTGGAGCCGGCCGAAGACACCTGTTCAAACATGCAGGAGATTCTCATCTCCATGCGTAGCCTACAGGAGGTGATGAGTAATATGTGGGCCGATCTCGAGGAGTATCGCGCGATGGCGGAccgtgagcagcggcgcgctgctgtttttATTCAGCGACACTACCGCGGCTATCGCGCACGCTGTGAGTACGGGAGAGTTTTGAAGCATCGCCGttcatcgccaccacctgcgtcGTCGTGCACCACTGCATGTCAGTGCGCTTCAGAAACCGCTTCTCTGCAGCAGGTGGTGAGTGAGCTGCGTAGCGAGGTGCGGGAGCTACGTGAGCTTCTCCAGCAGAAAACGCACCAACAACGACTGGCCACTTGCGGCGACCCGGAGAAGGCCATAGACGAAATTGTTCGCAAATACGAGCAGCGAAGCAGTGCCGCTCAGCTTGCTGAACCGACGGACCCCCCGAACCTGGACGATGACACCCAACCTTCCAGTGCCATGCCAAGCTTCACCGAGCCAACAGTTGATGTCAGCGCATCacaggagaaggcggcgacTTTCATTGCCCAGGATCAAGGCCTGTTGATGAAGGGCAACAGCTACGAGGAGGGCGCTGTGAGGGTGTCGAAGAACATGCCACACTTCACCGAGCAGACTTCTTCGCTCGACAGCACGCCTCAGAAACGAGACTATGTGCCGGGCCAGCCGACGCTTATCACAAAGCCACGGCCAAGGCTGGAGAGCATGGAGAACGCTAGGCAAGCTGGAAATGAGTGCGTGAAGCTGGATTGA
- a CDS encoding hypothetical protein (TriTrypDB/GeneDB-style sysID: LpmP.28.2760), giving the protein MMVATLVHTPPPVVGNFYQSSFKQLSMAQQKQVGLLVGVAVADAAARPLNGYTQEQVETYLKNKREETRGAASGPTTVAETESSFLAFARVPPQEIKVRNDAEHSSEDRSPVASSSLLASSSAPHFVHSFTYQLYFEVLRAMSSARGEFAVDYVQERLVRVAAEVDAQQTFAAEHASLLHTLCTLLPTPAIYPYASDAALRSYLEPFTAFLTESPMPLQVVDADCGSLAEAAATERAAVRDYTFSVLGVVLRQLQSNPDATRNAAFMAVPGTGAVFPADVRPFVPSTVAAPAETHASPCRVQRHVTTRTTSMSSSAMAGTGWLPRRCTAADTATVCEGLSIARGPVTFAQGVAQAIRLGGPTCQRAMLVGALLGAKLGVRHIPMEWLSATADHKPVSTMALEVAQWSWNPPHH; this is encoded by the coding sequence ATGATGGTCGCTACGCTCGTCCACACGCCACCACCGGTGGTGGGGAACTTCTACCAGAGCAGCTTCAAGCAGCTCAGCATGGCACAGCAGAAACAAGTGGGGCTTCTCGTGGGGGTGGCCGTCgcagatgcagcggcgcgcccGCTGAACGGCTACACCCAAGAACAAGTGGAGACGTACCTGAAAAACAAGCGTGAGGAGACTCGTGGTGCGGCCTCAGGGCCAACTACCGtggcagagacagagagcagCTTCTTGGCGTTTGCACGCGTGCCACCGCAGGAGATCAAGGTGCGCAACGATGctgagcacagcagcgaagaTAGATCCCCAGTTGCATCTTCATCGTTGCTGGCCTCGTCTTCTGCCCCCCACTTCGTTCACTCCTTTACATATCAGTTGTActtcgaggtgctgcgcgctaTGAGTAGTGCACGTGGCGAGTTCGCTGTAGACTACGTGCAGGAACGCCTTGTCCGCGTTGCTGCGGAGGTGGACGCGCAGCAGACGTTCGCCGCCGAGCATGCATCGCTCCTGCACACTCTCtgcacgctgctgcccaccCCCGCCATCTATCCCTATGCCAGTGACGCCGCGCTACGGAGCTACCTCGAACCGTTCACTGCGTTCCTCACAGAGTCTCCAATGCCCCTGCAAGTGGTCGATGCTGACTGCGGGTCGCTTGCtgaggctgctgccaccgagcgcgcggcggtgcgggaCTACACCTTCTCTGTACTCGGTGTCGTGCTACGACAGCTGCAAAGCAACCCCGATGCCACGCGCAACGCAGCATTCATGGCGGTACCTGGCACTGGCGCGGTGTTCCCGGCAGATGTGCGGCCCTTCGTTCCATCCACTGTGGCCGCGCCTGCGGAGACTCACGCGTCGCCTTGCAGAGTACAGCGACACGTAACCACCCGTACCACTTCGATGAGCTCCTCAGCCATGGCTGGCACTGGGTGGCTACCGCGGCGATGCACGGCGGCGGACACTGCCACGGTGTGTGAGGGGCTCAGCATTGCTCGTGGCCCCGTTACGTTTGCGCAGGGAGTCGCGCAGGCGATCCGACTCGGGGGCCCAACGTGCCAGCGAGCTATGCTggtcggcgcgttgctggGGGCAAAGCTTGGAGTGCGACACATTCCGATGGAGTGGCTGAGTGCCACGGCTGATCACAAGCCTGTGTCCACGATGGCactggaggtggcgcagtggaGTTGGAACCCCCCACACCACTAA
- a CDS encoding hypothetical protein (TriTrypDB/GeneDB-style sysID: LpmP.28.2770): protein MFTETQPKEVVLQGARKASPNFAKDAGIVRAAATMVHKVGVSEPMKAQRGSSATCGGGALPPIHTKTASTSETAVVPRPRKQRPLSDFQELHQRLVADGQAFPVMLPAVGDLPDQRPSAALGIASTLRSGDEVPSSFSPAPRRPPSTSRPAARHRRMHASLPRQARQPSTSPNGLRATSTRASGVGWMEGRRHSGQASRRTGLKSLKQQVEGDEAAADQLMQAENTGGALMLLSHTLKSVLDYRVSLNSGSSRINVVGSTVSARAAPAAPPPGEPGAAWAAKTAQRLAEVYTVIANNAGVRCSTAAEPIQIQEAYFQAAMRYVVKKSTEDLFSEWTAGSAAATSKGQSPHPPQPQSHRRLPARSAAPPSAREPPSCFSSTCPGKSKDGAQQQNQQPAVVRRLLRCAVRTNAAVCLGDSATLGGQARIIYELLKALAESDGVWSMTVLYNLAVAFLRVGGYDDAAEAIARFMELSWHYLEWAQHMHETDDDGGVTSVTAAVHTQAALQLICGHHFIAAMAAWCEPHGLTELYHCELASACAERYLDHADKAQRECQHRLAAAQARAAAAAAGASAPEESTRTATDGPPTLLLLPYMTQDLVFSCPSSTAVAAMGGVASTTVTVHLLVEALAASSSLSASLPAEVRAYVREVQKGDALRYWARAALRAGASPPFLSAAVAASTATPVPPALVVLLNHREEGEDVWTRESWMTSQVRKVAADDASSSLRRLLSAATTTGVSRASVIALTSQRVGAVPGMQPDASASLIAPAAPTPHYELGASSGKPAPLFVTTLPNSAYDRYRKLRDGVITQLGNAEQMVQQGAGVEDAVELLAVEGDAKVAARTEGARSRSMAVSKSLPADAAAVHSRERHMTTLFVGASGTATSPAASLPREVRGGDIAAACGFLGEEMPEYHDASSVTTTAALDLTLLGVPIRPSELLRQLDWETEARYSRLVADPLADLQRVASTCIQVWWRMQLARQVRRRRAADVETCLRRDAAAVRIQSGFRHWKECAPAKRELHRLRAYRERVRCTTILQAFVQQRASVEVWGRACLVWYKTLVKQREMEARRAAAAVTLQSWWRMHMARRQLCDSVTAVIRLQCWWRCALARRELRTRHVHHRLAQEQWRYERLPQIILVQRWWRACRSRWAVRDLLCQRQRSLEGYLRALESSYDAVMRTHLRSVDNVEAAMRCVLAALAGARDRRQLGQLAMRARVRQRAVHSFVLQWRGREEMWQLRRDRAAALALQRRREEVAVATVTLQSWVRSWLPRRCAARERASRAFQHACALKIWDAFRHYRARQALVSGRTQCDMLGVVRRLAEVRNDAATRIQSMWRMHCTQREFFDLLKFMLRDRHEYATAVQRCWRGHYARAVLAPRRAARVREYEARLQDRTVLRCAAVRVQSFYRMYRTRIQLLRLGVLLPPTFMHRITAARRIQTSWRTYTAYRHVLYLRLQRSYAFKLVQSQEALHTYATLIQAAARSYLVRRGQLPRPEPAPNVLVSVKTSTKLPIPRPPSLPRARVAPESGSTPLHSVTSGGHGVETSPTSLALMRAPATVLQTIAMPMVSSCCTTAAVHSSPPDFGDRPSAPSLVTVVSPTLFQTTRAAKSCSNSASLSCLSSTPDKPLYLLQSDSTDGAWSARSARHPASSSGERAAIDSQQVVASSHDTARLSAPTKDSVAETTAYSADPESDVQAMMELPVAQCSIACSSSLCHHTPQEVEAAVRIQASWRGYRVRCTIEFFYEEYYEEVDEEGEEVMEEKSQYTNTLSLSESRERWDMVHHL, encoded by the coding sequence ATGTTCACTGAAACGCAGCCGAAGGAGGTTGTGCTGCAGGGCGCACGCAAAGCCTCGCCGAACTTCGCCAAAGATGCAGGTATcgtacgtgctgctgccacaaTGGTACACAAAGTAGGAGTAAGTGAGCCGATGAAGGCTCaacgaggcagcagcgccacctgcggcggcggtgcacttCCACCGATACACACCAAGACAGCGTCGACGAGCGAGACAGCCGTGGTGCCGCGCCCGCGGAAGCAGCGACCGCTCTCTGACTTCCAAGAGCTGCATCAAAGGCTCGTCGCGGATGGACAGGCCTTCCCTGTGATGCTTCCAGCGGTGGGCGACCTGCCTGACCAGCGCCCCTCGGCTGCTCTCGGCATCGCCTCTACCTTGAGGAGCGGCGATGAAGTGCCCTCCTCTTTTAGTccagcgcctcggcggcCCCCGTCTACCAGTCGCCCCGCAGCGCGACACCGCCGCATGCACGCTTCGCTTCCTCGGCAGGCACGTCAGCCCAGCACCAGCCCGAACGGCTTGAGAGCCACCTCTACGCGAGCAAGCGGTGTTGGTTGGATGGAGGGGCGACGTCACAGCGGTCAGGCCTCGCGGCGGACCGGGCTCAAGTCGTTgaagcagcaggtggagggCGATGAGGCGGCCGCTGACCAGTTGATGCAGGCTGAAAACACCGGTGGAGCGCTCATGCTCCTGAGCCACACGCTGAAGAGCGTGCTGGACTATCGCGTCTCGTTGAACAGTGGGAGCAGTCGAATCAACGTTGTCGGCAGCACTGTATCggcgcgcgcagctccggctgcgccgccaccaggTGAGCCCGGGGCCGCATGGGCCGCGAAGACAGCCCAGCGACTTGCCGAGGTCTACACCGTTATTGCCAACAATGCGGGAGTGCGATGCAGCACGGCAGCCGAACCGATCCAGATCCAGGAGGCGTACTTCCAAGCCGCGATGCGCTACGTGGTGAAGAAATCGACCGAGGACCTATTTTCTGAGTGGACAgcgggcagcgctgcggcgacgaGTAAGGGGCAATCACCCCATCCACCACAGCCACAGtcacaccgccgcctcccggCAAGGTCGGCGGCCCCGCCATCAGCACGCGAGCCTCCCTCGTGCTTTTCGTCAACCTGCCCAGGCAAGAGCAAGGATGGtgcccagcagcagaacCAGCAACCTGCGGTTGTTCGTCGCCTGCTCCGCTGCGCTGTCCGCACCAATGCCGCCGTGTGCCTCGGCGATAGCGCAACGCTGGGAGGACAGGCCCGCATTATCTATGAGTTATTGAAAGCGTTGGCCGAGTCAGACGGCGTATGGAGCATGACAGTGTTGTACAACTTGGCGGTTGCATTTCTGCGGGTTGGCGGCTacgacgacgctgcggaGGCGATTGCGCGGTTCATGGAGTTGAGCTGGCACTACCTCGAGTGGGCGCAGCACATGCACGAGACGGACGATGATGGCGGCGTGACAAGCGTCACCGCGGCtgtgcacacgcaggcggcgctgcagctaaTCTGCGGACACCACTTCATcgctgcgatggcggccTGGTGTGAACCGCACGGCCTCACGGAGCTGTACCACTGCGAGCTCGCCAGTGCCTGCGCGGAGCGCTATCTGGACCATGCCGACAAGGCTCAGCGGGAGTGTCAGCACCGTCTCGCCGCAGCTCAGGcgagggctgctgctgctgctgctggcgccagCGCTCCAGAAGAATCCACCAGGACCGCCACAGATGGACCCCCGACGCTGCTCTTGCTACCGTACATGACACAGGACTTGGTTTTCTCTTGCCCCTCgtcgacagcggtggcggcgatgggTGGTGTTGCGTCCACCACCGTCACGGTACACCTGCTGGTTGAGGCACTTGCCGCCTCGTCCTCACTTAGCGCGTCTCTGCCAGCAGAGGTGAGGGCGTACGTGCGGGAGGTGCAAAAGGGGGATGCCTTGCGGTACTGGGCACGTGCGGCACTGCGCGCTggtgcgtcgccgccgttcTTGTCGGCTGCCGTAGCCGCCTCAACTGCTACACCGGTGCCGCCGGCCCTCGTGGTGTTACTGAaccacagagaggagggtgaggaTGTGTGGACACGAGAGTCCTGGATGACATCGCAGGTTCGCAAGGTCGCTGCGGACGACGCCTCGAGTTCACTTCGGCGACTGCTCTCCGCCGCAACGACGACAGGTGTAAGTCGCGCCTCGGTTATTGCTCTGACTTCACAGCGTGTTGGGGCCGTACCGGGCATGCAACCAGatgcctccgcctccctcatTGCCcccgccgcgccgacgccgcaTTATGAGCTCGGCGCTTCATCGGGCAAGCCGGCGCCGCTCTTCGTCACGACGCTCCCCAACAGCGCCTACGACCGGTACCGCAAGCTCCGCGATGGCGTCATCACTCAGCTGGGGAACGCCGAGCAGATGGTGCAGCAGGGGGCAGGAGTGGAGGATGCGGTGGAGCTACTTGCTGTGGAGGGTGATGCGAAAGTTGCGGCGCGCACCGAAGGAGCCCGCTCTCGCTCCATGGCGGTGTCAAAGAGCTTACCggcagacgcagcagccgtgcacTCACGCGAGCGGCACATGACGACTCTCTTCGTCGGTGCATcaggcaccgccacctctccGGCGGCATCTTTGCCGCGTGAGGTCCGAGGTGGCGATATTGCCGCTGCATGCGGCTTTCTGGGGGAAGAGATGCCGGAGTACCACGACGCGAGTAgcgtcaccaccactgccgccctCGATCTTACGCTGCTGGGTGTACCTATCCGCCCctcggagctgctgcggcagctaGACTGGGAGACGGAGGCGCGCTACTCCCGTCTCGTCGCGGACCCCCTCGCAGACCTACAGCGGGTCGCCTCGACGTGCATCCAGGTATGGTGGCGCATGCAGCTCGCGCGGCAGGTgcggcgccgtcgtgcgGCGGACGTCGAGACATGTCTTCGCCGGGACGCCGCAGCTGTCCGCATTCAGAGTGGCTTTCGGCACTGGAAGGAGTGCGCACCTGCCAAGAGAGAACTACACCGTCTGCGTGCCTATCGAGAGCGAGTACGCTGCACCACCATTCTGCAAGCCTTCGTGCAGCAACGCGCCAGTGTGGAGGTGTGGGGGCGCGCCTGCTTGGTGTGGTACAAGACCCTCGTGAAGCAGCGGGAGATGGAGGCACGAcgcgcggcagccgctgtcaCTCTCCAGAGTTGGTGGCGGATGCACATGGCCCGCAGGCAGCTGTGCGACTCTGTGACCGCCGTCATTCGCCTTCAGTgttggtggcgctgcgcactgGCACGGCGtgagctgcgcacgcgccacgTGCACCATCGCCTCGCGCAGGAGCAGTGGCGGTACGAGCGACTTCCGCAGATTATCTTGGTTCAGCGTTGGTGGCGCGcctgtcgctctcgctgGGCAGTCCGCGACCTGCTCtgccagcgacagcgctctCTGGAGGGGTACCTGAGGGCACTGGAATCCAGCTACGACGCAGTCATGCGCACGCATCTACGCAGTGTGGATaacgtggaggcggcaaTGCGCTGCGtcctggcggcgctggctgGTGCACGAGACCGCCGCCAACTCGGTCAGCTCGCCATGCGGGCgcgggtgcggcagcgtgctGTGCACAGCTTTGTGCTTCAGTGGCGCGGTCGAGAGGAGATGTGGCAACTTCGCCGGGACCgggctgcagcgctggctcTGCAGAGGCGACGGGAGGAGGTTgccgtggcgacggtgacCCTGCAGTCATGGGTGCGCTcgtggctgccgcgccgctgcgcagcacggGAGCGCGCCAGCAGGGCCTTCCagcatgcgtgtgcgctcaAAATTTGGGATGCCTTTCGCCACTACCGTGCGCGACAAGCCCTGGTTAGCGGACGAACGCAGTGCGACATGCTTGGCGTGGTTCGCCGCCTTGCGGAGGTGCGAAACGACGCCGCAACGCGCATTCAATCCATGTGGCGCATGCATTGCACGCAGCGTGAGTTTTTCGATCTCCTCAAGTTTATGCTCAGGGATCGACACGAGTATGCGACGgccgtgcagcgctgctggagagggCACTACGCACGAGCCGTGCTTGCCCCTCGGCGAGCGGCGCGCGTCCGGGAGTACGAGGCCCGCCTGCAGGATCGCACAGTGCTCCGGTGTGCCGCTGTACGGGTGCAGTCCTTCTACCGCATGTACCGTACTCGcatccagctgctgcggctagGCGTGCTTCTGCCGCCGACTTTTATGCACCGCATCACCGCTGCTCGCCGCATCCAGACGAGCTGGCGCACCTACACTGCTTACCGGCATGTGCTATACCttcgcctgcagcgcagctaTGCGTTCAAGCTGGTACAGtcgcaggaggcgctgcacaccTACGCTACACTCATCCAAGCCGCTGCTCGATCGTACCTCGTGCGCCGTGGTCAGCTGCCTCGACCTGAGCCGGCACCCAATGTGCTCGTGTCTGTAAAGACGTCCACCAAGCTGCCTATTCCGCGTCCTCCTTCCCTACCTCGCGCTCGTGTGGCTCCTGAATCTGGCTCGACCCCGCTACACAGTGTAACCTCCGGTGGACACGGTGTCGAGACTTCGCCGACGTCGCTGGCGCTCATGAGGGCGCCGGCTACCGTCCTGCAGACCATCGCTATGCCAATGGttagcagctgctgcaccactgcggcggtgcacaGCAGTCCGCCTGACTTTGGTGACCGgccctccgccccctccctcgtcaCCGTCGTCAGCCCCACTCTCTTTCAGACGACGAGGGCAgcgaagagctgcagcaactcagcctctctttcctgcctTAGCAGTACACCTGATAAGCCGCTTTACCTGTTGCAGAGTGACAGCACCGATGGCGCGTGGTCGGCGCGCAGTGCACGTCACCCAGCCTCCTCGTCAGGCGAAAGGGCCGCGATAGATTCCCAGCAGGTCGTAGCATCATCGCATGACACGGCACGCTTGTCCGCTCCGACGAAGGACTCAGTCGCTGAAACCACAGCCTATTCAGCCGATCCAGAGTCGGACGTGCAGGCCATGATGGAGCTTCCTGTGGCCCAGTGCAGTATTGCGTgttcctcctcgctctgcCACCACACTCCGCAAGAGGTGGAGGCCGCGGTGCGTATTCAAGCCTCATGGCGCGGCTACCGCGTACGCTGCACCATCGAGTTCTTCTACGAGGAGTACTACGAAGAGGTagatgaggagggggaagaggtgatggaggagaagagtcAGTACACCAACACCCTCTCACTAAGCGAGAGCAGGGAGCGGTGGGACATGGTTCATCATCTCTGA